Proteins from a single region of Argopecten irradians isolate NY chromosome 7, Ai_NY, whole genome shotgun sequence:
- the LOC138328572 gene encoding uncharacterized protein has product MGIKTVLGVMVVFIPVVMGDNIKVEYYNTTTLACDNNDLNITTVPSNADNIKAKYWILPSGERIDNTSTAKMKKGELSWSISDWSNYNLIVRNVDDEDFGFYYCVIVRDNYHVDVVQKGLNIDGPDYSKLLKRYRHNAMIGGIAAAVLFVVICGACLIDHFRYSSKKGRDRKEGLELDGGYYDNAAVDGVNGQIEATEKL; this is encoded by the coding sequence ATGGGTATCAAGACTGTTCTAGGTGTGATGGTGGTTTTTATTCCAGTCGTTATGGGAGATAATATTAAAGTAGAATactacaacacaacaacgctCGCGTGCGATAACAATGATCTaaatattacaacagtacccagCAATGCCGATAACATAAAAGCCAAATACTGGATTCTCCCTTCTGGTGAAAGAATTGACAATACTTCAACGGCTAAAATGAAGAAAGGAGAATTATCCTGGAGcatttctgattggtcaaattACAACCTCATCGTCAGAAATGTCGACGATGAAGATTTCGGTTTTTATTATTGTGTTATAGTGCGAGACAACTACCACGTGGATGTAGTACAGAAAGGATTAAACATAGACGGACCAGACTACTCTAAGTTACTGAAACGTTACAGACACAATGCAATGATTGGCGGAATAGCTGCAGCGGTACTCTTTGTCGTCATTTGTGGAGCATGCCTAATAGACCACTTCCGGTATAGTTCGAAGAAAGGAAGGGATCGGAAGGAGGGATTGGAACTTGATGGAGGTTATTACGACAATGCCGCAGTTGACGGGGTTAATGGTCAAATTGAGGCGACAGAAAAGCTTTAA